The genomic stretch CCAACAAAAACGCATGGTTTGGGACGAGGTTCCAATTTATGTGAAGTATAGGGCGAAGCCGGGGTAGCAAAGACATCCAAAACTTGAAGCTTAGCATAATTGGGTTGTTGGCCAAACAGACGATCATATGGAGAAGTGTTTTGTAAGGTAGCAGTAGGTAAGCGGTTGATGAGATAAACAGCTGTAGAAAAGGCATGTGTCCAGAACGTGGGTGGGAGCCGTGAGTGGGTAAGGAGGGACAAGCCGGTTTCAACTATGTGACGGTGACGTCGTTCAGCGTACCCATTTAATTCGGGGGTGTGAGGCGGAGTAGTTAAATGACCGATACCATCATCACTTAGAGTATGGGCCATTTTAATGTACTCACCTCCATTATCGGAGAATAATTGTAAGATGGgtcttttaaaaaaaatttcaacaaGTTTCTTAAATCGAACAAAGACAGCTGTAGCATCGGATTTCAACTTAAGCGGATATAGCCAGACATATTTGGTAAAGTGATCAacaaaaataatataatatttgAAATTGTCATACGACACAATAGGAGAAGACCATAAGTCGGTGAAAATTAAATCTAATGGAGCTTTAGATAATAAGGTGGAATTAGAAAATTCAAGTTTGTGGCTCTTGTGTATATTGCAAGAGTTACAAAAATCAACTAAATTGCTTGGAATTGAAATAGAAAATTTATTAATTAACTGTCGTAATATTTTTGCCGAAGGATGTCCAAGACGATGATGCCAACCATAGTCTTTAGAGAGCCGGCTAGTGTAAGCGATCGGTGTGGGAGGATGCCATTCATAGACTCCACCATTAGACGTCCCGCTTATGAGAATCCGATGAGTTTGAAGGTCCTTTATAGAAAAAGAGTTTTGTGAGAATTCAAAATAAGCATTGTTATCATGACAAAATTGAGAGACAGACAATATGTTTCGTGAAATTTATGGAACAAACAAGACATGGTTAAAAAATAATTTAGAGGAAGTAGAAGCGGAAGCTGTGAACGAACCTATATGGGAGATGGGTAAAGCATAGCCGTCACCTATCACAAGTTCATCACTACCATCATAGGGGTTGTGTAAAGCAAGGTTGGCAAGATCATTGGTGATGTGATGGGTGGCTCCACTGTCGACAAGCCAAGGACGTGAGGGGTCCGAATGGGAGGCTTGGGTGGTTTCTGTGTGGGCTTGTGGTGGAGGGCGATTTTTGCGAGCTTGTGGGAAGGCATTCGAGGGAGGAAACACAACATCGGGATAATCGCGTTTAAATTTGTAGCAACTCGAGATGACATGTCCAATTGCTCGGCAGTATTGACACTTGCCCTTGAATAGGGCAGGGGTGTAGTTGTCGGCAACAGGAGGTGGGGCAGTGGAGGTGGAGGCGCGGTTTTGGTGGGGTGTGTAGCTACGGGTGGTGGCTCGAAGAGCTTGAGCAGGGTGAGCCGAGGCAGGGAAATGAGAgggtttggtgagatttttgcGAGTGAGGTCAAAATTTATGAGCTTTTCGTGTAGGGCATCGAACGAAATAGGGTCATCTCGAGCGTTGATTGCATCAATAATTGGTTTATAGGTTTCATAGTCTAAGCCTCGAATGATCTCAGCTATGATATCGTCATTGTCCATAGGCTTTCCTAGGATGGCTAGTTTGTCAGTGCAAGACTTTATGGAGTGCATATAGTCGGTGATGGATTGGGTGGATTCTTTTGAGATTGATTTAAGACGGTCTTTCACTTGTAAGATGTGACCACGAGTTGATTTGGCATAGGTGTTGGTGAGGATGGTCCAGACATCGTGTGAGGTGGGAGCTCTCATGACAAGGGCATGGGTTTCCGGGGTTAAAGTGCCAAGTAAGGCACCTTTGATAAGTTGATCCTGGCGTTTCCAAGTGTAAAACGCAGGGTTGGTAGCGGTGGCGGTTTTCTCTGTGTCAGAGGAAGAGGTGATGGTTTCGGGTGGGCAGGGGTGGGAACCGTCGAGGTATTTGAGAAGATCGTACCCAGTGAGGAACGATGCAACTTGGTCTTGCCATTGCATAAACGTCAATGGAGTGAGCTTATCGACCATAGATAGGTTAACGAGGTAGAGTGGGACACTAGGTTCATGGGTGTTTTTGATAGTATTGCTCGACATGGCTAGGGTTTGCGAGGGCGTTTTTGAGTTGTTTAGGATCGTGGGGCGATTGATACCATGTAAGGTTTATGAAAGGTTAATTGTTATTGATAAATATTCAAGCAATACAACGTATCCTTATATACTACAATTACATCGAAGCACAAGAAACGTATCTAGAATATTTACCCTAAATCTAAACTTGTAAACTAAGGTAATTACACAAGATATGGAAATAACATAAGAAGGAAACTAATATACAAGAAATATTATACGAGGAAATATGGAAAACGAGATTATATGGCAATATTCCTAACATAAACGAGGCTCCTCAATTCTTAGAATCTCATCGACAGCTCGTGCACAACCTGATCTGACAGCAAGAAAGAAAGGACTTTCGCCCTTGTTGTTGCGAATCTTACACGACGTTGAATCAATTGACAAGATCTCTAGTGCAAGTTCTTCATGTTTTGAAGTTTTATACAAAGCAGAATGCAATGGTGTGTTCCCATGTATATTCTTTGTATTCCAAGGACAGCATTCTGCTGCGACTAACTCTTGGTTTTCATCATCCAATTATTGAAGTTTGACGTTAAAAGTTTCTATAACATTTCAAATAAGACGGTCTTACGTGTGATATAGTACACAAAGTAATCTTTGTCTGGAATTTAAGGTTCAATCAGTTCACTGTTGCAATTCCAGATACAATGTTAAAAGTTCCCATTGCAGGAGAAAATGTGCAAGCTAATCAAAGTGAATCCATATCTTAAAACATCATATATTCAGGCGGGAAGCAATTTGGAACAAATACGAAACACCCTTTCTGTTGTTGCTGCACTTTTGGCAACAATAACATTCGCAGCAGGATTCACTCTTCCTGGTGGACTAGACAGTAACTCTGGAGAAGCAATTCTTGCAAAGAGAGCAGGTTTCTTAGTATTTTTACTGGCGGATGTATATGCTATGTGTACGTCCATGTTGGTCTTGTTACGCTTGGTTTGGTCTATGGTTTGAACCCAACATGGCTCGGCTATTGGTTGATCGAAGTGTGCTCTTGTTAATGCATTCTCTATATGGAACCTTAGTAGCATTTATGGCAGGCATCTACACCGCAATAAATCACAGTGCTTTATGGGCAGCCATAGTTATCTTTGTCATGTTTTCAATTATTGGAGTTGCAGCAAATCGGACCGTTTTGCTTAAGGTGATTGTCAAGTTAGTTCCCATTTTGCTACAAAAAAGAGAGAAGCCGGATAGAATGCGGTTACTCGAAGAGGTAAGAAAATGTTACAAAAACATTCATTTTAATTTCTAGATAACTTGATTAGTTGATTTTATGATTAGTTGGCTTTATGAAAGTGAAAAACagttatttatttcttttcttcattgtcatgtgaaaatttaaaacaattcatcTAAACATATAGAGTTGTGTTGATGATGATAAAATACATTGCTTTTCTTCTCTAATTGTCTTAATTCGAATATGTCACTTTTAGGGAAGTGCTGGTGCATCTTCAACGGAGAACATTGACTCATCTAAAGTAAAGTAAACCCGGCCGTGTTAAAGAAATTTCAAGTAATCTCATCCAATCTAAGGGAGCTATAGACGAGcaaagatcctctccatttcttttgggAAGTCTATTTTCCTCTCACAATATAATttaatattgttattttaattttatttgctTTTACCTTTATTTTTTATACTAAAATTAGGTCCCTTAAATCGTTGCAAGATGAAATCTAGACCATTTATAGAAaatggcctctccatttcttttagaAAATTGAGAGAATCCTAATTGACTATAGACAGTGTTGGTGCTATTTCATTTTTCATATAAAGTAAAAAATATGTATCCTTTGTATGTTACACTAAACGCGGGGTCTAtactagggatggcagtgggtcggggacccgacccagaccctgagggtcggaccctaacgGGTCGGGTAtgagtctcattttttcagacccaatgggtatgggtcttaagaaaatatttggtccggtccggtctaagttatgagacccatacccgacccttagaccctttattaaagaaaaaaaatcaaaattacaacttttctgaattcgtactggcagactgtagaaacccaactaaaaTCTCTtactcttccctcatcccataaagtgataaaacccaaccaaactcttctgacaataccaccactccaccactcacacaagaaaaccaccaccacaacactgatacgcgactgacaaccacctctctaatagccggcgaccgacaaccaccattaacggcagattaataaactcataatgttaaagtagtatgattttttttttatattatagaccccatagctgttaatcttgttactaaaATGGCTGAAACTCGTACCCacgggtagacccagaccctacccttacccatagggtccgggtatgggtcctcaaattttagacccttgcgggtctgggtcgggtacgggtccaaaggaaaaatctcgggtcgggttcgggtcaggcGGACCCCACCTgcaccctacccattgccatccctagtctATACCCACTTATAAAAGGTGGGTAATTTTGATATGTTAAATTCGCCATAATAGTTGGCGGTCTATATATTTTGTGTACATATTACCTTATACTGCTTTCAATTATATtaggtttaaacccgtgaaatttACGGGTCTACTTTATATGTTTTAATATGGTATCTTTGTAATTTAAAGCTCCTATTActactttttattattattacttttaaatGATGATAACATTCATTTTATGATCTGAATTTTATTTGTAATATAGTTACTTTTATATTAATTTTACGTTGATAAATTtcaactttgttttttttttttacaaatgaaTGGTCTTACAATCTGAGATCCTCTCAGGTATTGAAATCGTTTCAAAGTGAGAAATCATCTTAGGTCCTCCAGGAAGATAATTATTGTGTCCTCCCCAACCAATAAGAAGCTTTCATAGCTATTTAAAAGTAATAAATATAAAgctaaatataaaataaatatagtCATGAAGGGTTCTGATTGGTTAGAGGACAATTTCCCTCCTGGAGGATATAAGAATTTTTCAAGATTATTGTTTAGAGTTACTAAATTAACATACGTATTTCCATTGCAAAGTACTCCCTCCGCACACCTATGTTTActccatttcaataaaatactcgttacatatattagagaaatgggGTGAACACTTATGTGCAGAGGGAGTATAAAACTATAAAGGGATATTCTATATGGTATCCCTCAagttttcgactttctacatggttaCCCTTACACTTATTAAAACATACATaatacccctaattgttgtcattatcactaaatatatccctaaactttattttccgtcaattaaactcagttttaggcgttaagtgattactCGAAAAATTAAGCTGGTATGCTCCTACCAACATGTCTTTCCCCTTGCATACTTTTCGCCAATACACTCTTTTTCGCCAATACCAGCTAGTGTCGCCAATACCAACATGTCTATCTTAGTTTAAATTAAGACGGCGAACCCTTTTTTCAAAGGGAATAATTAGACATCTATCTCTTAGTTTATGTTTACTCTTGTGAATACTCTTTTGATATTTGTGAATTATTGGATGATTAATGATGACATCGAGTTACATATTGAAAAAGAAAATAACCTAACTGCATAAATTGATACATTGGTACAAAATTATAGTTAGTTAAAATGAAAAACTTACAAGAATACAACTTCTTGGTATGGTAGGCTTGAAAGAGTAATAATGGTTCCCCATGgaagaggacatcctcttagATAAGAGAGTGTTAAGACGATGGTCAATTCTCTTCAATGTGGATGTTCTAAGAAATCAACTACGACATCGTGTTGGTACGGCAAGGTAGTTTGAAACTTGTCGATTggtattttgattttgatatgGACAAGAAGTAGCGGCATTGGCGTTTTTGATATGTTGATTCCACGCAGCATTTGGATCTCGGGTTGAGAACACGGTCCACGTACCAGTCGAGTTCTCGTACCTACTGTGTGTCATCCGCTTGAACGCTTGAATATTCTCGTTCTTTCTAATGTCCGTTGGATCAATATCGATTACAAATATGTCCCCGTAAGGTCTCACTGAATGTAAAAAGTGCGGCAAAGAAATGGGATCAACGGAAACACCAGCAAGATCTGCAACGACGACAATGCTCTTTCCATCCGGGCTGAAAAAGGGGTGGTTTATATGACCCGAAATATCATTTCCACTAGTTAAAACTCTTACCCATACATTTTTATCATTTGCCTTGACAATAAATGCTCCGTAGTAACCCGGGTCTAGATCATTGTCTTTCTCAGGAGCATCTTTAGGCTTGTCTCGAGTTGACGAGAATACTATCCAGTCTCCACTAGGAGACCAATGGCAATGTGTGTCGATCCAATTGCCTTCGGTTAGCCTTGTTATTTTTCCGTCTCCAAACTCACCTACTTCCGCGTCCTCCATTATGTATAGGTTCTTGTAAGGTTTATCTCCACCGTGGCCTCGTGTTGATCTGTATACTAATTTTGTCCCTGTGAGACATATGGAGTAGTTCATGTGTGAATTTTGGTTGGCCCATTAACGCTTTCGGTAAAGAACCTCATATTAATCGGTTTATCCACGACTTTAGGGCTGGGCCCCTGTCCAAAACCGGAATCGTCAAAAATCTCGGACCGGATTATAAAAATTCCGGGCTGGGACCGGATCTGACCGGACCGTTTGGACCGGAATTAATTTTACATAACCTTTTCAAATTCCGGTCCATAAATccggaccggttggaccggatTAAGTAGGCATTGtatttttaattaatattttaaggaaaaaataaaatataaataatttcGGCCCCGTTCCGTTAGATTTCGGTCCagaccggtccatttttccggtctgACCGGATGTTACCCACCCCTAATCCACGTGTAAGTATCGAACAACAGAAGTTTTTGGTTGAGATACTCCTAAAGGTAAAAAAGAATAATGTTGAGTAAAAGAACCAATAATGTCATAAATATTTACCTTCTGGATTTGTGGATGGAAATGCATTGTTGAACTTTTCGGTTAATTCCTTACGCAGTAGCGTGCCATCGGAAACCTTAAGGATGGCACATATGTCAACGGTCGCCCTGGTGTCGAACGAAGGTCCCACGCATACATAAAGTATATCCTTCTTTGGATTCTGATTCCATACCGTTGAGAAAACACTATTTGCGTGTTGTTGCTACAAAACACGCAAATAGTTATGACGAAATTCATAACTTTGTATATATCTTTCTCGGTGCATGTTAAAAAATTACTCCATATACATGTAAACAATTTACTAAGACGGATCAAATACAGAGTTGTAACGAAATAAATTTGTAGGTATGGTGGTGGTTGTACCTCAAAACGAATATTCAATCCGGTATTATCAGCTACCCACACTTTCTTGAACTCATTGTCTACAAAGGCAAGCTTGGAGCCATCAGCACTAAACGTCGGAAAAGCTCCCGACACTCGGAATAATCCAATATCTGATTTTGGACATTGAAGCTTGCTAAAGGTTTTCTCAATATTATTCTCATGGCTCTGCATACAACGGCAAATTCAAGATTTATAGTTAGAAGAATGAATGATACGAGTAGTTACAAGAGATACGAACCTGATCGAGTTTGTTGCTTCTGCAACGATGATATCCAATGCGGGTTTCTCCACCCATGTCCGCTATAACAAACGGGTTAAAATGGTCGGCATCTGGTCTGATACCTCTGGTTATTTCAATGGGCGGCCGTGTTCCAGAAAAATCgaatatttcaatatgtcgatatTGAGGCTCTTTTGCAGTTTCATCAGAGGACGACTCCAATTTTGGACGGATAGTTACTACGGACACAGTGTTGGAGTTGATAGCTACTGGAGTTACGGCATCAATACCATCTGGAGTAACTCTACGAACCATTGTGAAACATCCGATCATTTGAGCTCGAAATACAGCCCAAAATTTGCCAACTTTCCGATGAAAAAAGATGACATTGTCACTACCCCATGTTGGCCATCCAGCATCCGTGATGAATAATTTCCGATTGAAAGGCTCCTTGATATTCATGATATATATATCGGTCTTCATGCTTTCGATCTCTCCATTCCAACCTCCCCTGTTCTGGAATGATGCCATTGCTACCCTTTTTCTATCTGGTGACACCGAGGGGCTTAAATCCGCTTCAGCTGTACAAATACGAACAACATTAACTAGAGTCTTCCGCAATAGGCCCTTAGAACCAAATTCAAACACATGGACATCGGCAAGAAAAATTGTCTACTGCAAAATCACAATgaggtttcatcaatcttaattTTTGTTTTCGATAATGGGTGCGCTCTTGGAGTGTTGTGCACACacctagacctggcaaacgggcCAATCGGGTCGGGTTCGAATTGGGctagttcgggtcgggtcatttcaggTTAGGGGTCTATTACGGGTTTGTTTCGGGGCAAGCGGGTCGGCTTATTTCAggtcaggtcattttcgggttaaTGATTAAGATAaaaaaggcatttcaagtctTCTGGGCTCAATTAAAGTTAAAGTTAGAAAGATTTTTGGGTACATCGGGTGTACAAGATTATCGTTCACCCTAACCAATGATAAACCTTTAACCATATTCCATTTAgattttgctttattatttataGAAAGTGTTGGTAATTCTAATAATCTGATTAGCTCAGGTGTACGATGACGTGGTACACCCGGTGTACCCAAGAATTTTTCAGTAAGTTATGTTTTgtcggtcattttcgggtcgggcctGGTCAATTTGGGattcgggtgtcattcgggtgcAACAGTTCGGGTTAATATCGGGTCTCGGGCCAGTCTTTTCGGGTCAGGTTGATTTTGCCCATGTAATAATCAAGAATGTCAGAAAATAATAATCAATAACCAATAACACGAATTCCATGATACGATAATCAATAAGACAAATTCTTATATGAAAATGTAAGATAATAATCAAGAAGTAATATAAGAAAATTAAAGGGTAAGATAAGTGACTTGCTTGGTGGAGTCAAGCGCTGAGTTTGTCCATCCTTGAGGTTCGTTCTATAAACAGAAGTCCAAGGCTGCCGACGACGATCAGCCGGATCTTTGGTGGTCACGTACACAAGATAACAATCGTCACCATCAATGCAAATGCACCCACTGTCTTCCATGCGTACCTTATCATACGTGCCATACAACTTGGCGAAATTGAAGATTCTCACTGGTTTTACAGCAGAGTGTATGGCTATATGAAGCGTTTCTAGATTGTCAGTTCGCTCTGAGACCATAATCATGCCCGAAACAGCTTCTTTGTCTACGCCTTCTGCGATCAAATGTGGATGGGTGAAAATAGTCTTCAAAGCTGCAGGAGAAAGTGAATGGCCATTGTAATTATACGACTCTCCGTCTGTCATCAGGAGTTCATCATCATTTTCGGAAGTTGGAGAGATTTTGCAAGAGTATATGTCGAGTGGAACTGGTGGACGATAACTTGTGAAGAACGCAATGCTACCTCGTCTTTCTTCCTAATATTGgaaacacacaatcaaaatgttATTCCGGTTGATAAAAACTATTTTCTCCCCTATAACTAGAAGTGTAACCAAGGCAACCAATGCTCGAGTTCAAATCAATAAGGTCGAGATCGGCACTGAATCTTGAGGCTCAGTCTTAGTGAAACTAAAAAATTTAACGTTTGAGCACTTCTTGAAAGGGATTTGCTTGAacttcaacccccccccccccccccggagATCTCACCCTGGTTTTTATATACTACACTCCGCCATTGCGGGCTATTTTATGATATAATTGTAAATAcaaaagtactccctcctattctctaacGAGTAATAGGTAAGATAAGGGATTCAACTATGAGTCTTTTTACAGATAAGGGACTCAACTTTTAAATAGTACAGTTAAGGGACTCAAAGGTTAAAACTAACGGAATGCCCACATTCATTGACAAAAAACGTTTACAGTCAGTTACATAATTGCCAAATAAATCCTTCCTGTCCTAAATATATGTTTCCTTAGAGACAAAACGTATACAATACAAAATCAAGCCCGAGTTAATATAAGTTTTAATAAATGAAATTAGTAAACATCTATGAACAATCAAgcttaaaaaaaaacgaaattgaCTAATAATCATACTTCATCCATAGTTTTGGCTTACTGCTAAAACTATGgttaacccttacaaatttaatACATGGATTTTTGTATATTTGATTATAAAGCACATATAATTATTGTTAAATAAAAAAGATTGTTACTTAAGAAGagagaaatttaaagaaatccCCATCCTGACAACTCCATATAAAATAAGGGATTCATGTAAAGAACAATTGAAATAGATTAATATCAtaagagaaaacttaaattgaacaattaattaggagaAATTAGTATCACTTACTTAGCTGATTCGCCAGAAAAGATTAATCTTTTCTAtgatttgtttcaattttttggatgcCCTGATTTTTGAGTTTGGAGAAGATTGAGTGGGACCAGAGGGTTTTGTGTAGAATATCAGTTTAGGTTTGATCTAAGTTCtagaattaaattaattttttttctttttttaatgcACTTGCAGAGTTGCAGCATTTAGTCACATTGGCGCCAATTTTTTTGTGGGCATACCATGGATTACACATTATAAGATAACGGCGTTATAACAAGTCCTCTAACTGTACTATTTGAAAGTTGAGTCCCTTATGTGTAAAAAATCCATAGTTGAATCCCTTATCTTACCTATTACTCATTCTCTAACATCTTCCATATTTCTTAAAACAACAAATTCACTAAAATCTTTCACTTTCCTTATTTATCTATAATTTGTTGTTCTTATAACTTTTGAACCCCACATTTTCTCTCTTACTTTCATTTTTTCCATTTTCCTAACATATTTCACTCCTCTTAAAAACACCCCAAAAAACAATGTAGAAGAAAAtaaagaataggagggagtaatatacTCCCTATAACTTAAACAAATATAAATAAAGAAACCAAAAATGGAAACATTTAAAGCTATTTTTATGGAAGAAAGGGTAAAGGTGGTTGCCTATCTCAATTTCCCATGAAAATAGCTTTAATTATTTCCATTTTAGGGTTTCTTAACATACATGTGTCTAGTGGGCACATGATAGTAAAACCCTGTTTAAAATTGTATAGTTAGGCATTTAAGGTATTTCTAGAGCATGTTATAGAGTTTAGGGGTATCTTGTGTGTTTCTGAAAACCCAAAGATATATCATAAATTCGAATAAACACAGGGGTGCATCATAGAAACATCCTATTTTTTTTAGGGcccgtctcattatagacggccacTATTCGTCTAtaattatagacggatagtggccctctcacaaaattaaagtgggagggcaagtgaggATATCCGTTTCCCACCCACTTAC from Silene latifolia isolate original U9 population chromosome 5, ASM4854445v1, whole genome shotgun sequence encodes the following:
- the LOC141655819 gene encoding uncharacterized protein LOC141655819, coding for MASFQNRGGWNGEIESMKTDIYIMNIKEPFNRKLFITDAGWPTWGSDNVIFFHRKVGKFWAVFRAQMIGCFTMVRRVTPDGIDAVTPVAINSNTVSVVTIRPKLESSSDETAKEPQYRHIEIFDFSGTRPPIEITRGIRPDADHFNPFVIADMGGETRIGYHRCRSNKLDQSHENNIEKTFSKLQCPKSDIGLFRVSGAFPTFSADGSKLAFVDNEFKKVWVADNTGLNIRFEQQHANSVFSTVWNQNPKKDILYVCVGPSFDTRATVDICAILKVSDGTLLRKELTEKFNNAFPSTNPEGTKLVYRSTRGHGGDKPYKNLYIMEDAEVGEFGDGKITRLTEGNWIDTHCHWSPSGDWIVFSSTRDKPKDAPEKDNDLDPGYYGAFIVKANDKNVWVRVLTSGNDISGHINHPFFSPDGKSIVVVADLAGVSVDPISLPHFLHSVRPYGDIFVIDIDPTDIRKNENIQAFKRMTHSRYENSTGTWTVFSTRDPNAAWNQHIKNANAATSCPYQNQNTNRQVSNYLAVPTRCRS